The DNA region GAAGGACATTTGGGAAGAGAAGGATGGGTACGTGTTAGTGAGGGTTGGGGATAGGGACACGTGTGAGGAAATGAGTTAATGTGCCGTTTTTACAAGAAGGTATTGGGGATATGTGGTTCGGTTCACCAATCACAGAGGATGTCACCGCAACGCGTGTTGTTGCTGGGCGTCATGCGTGCCTACACCTATCCCcggctctcttttttttttgttttcctttctcttcagttttagtttttgttaaccACATGCAATGTCCTTAAAAACAATATTCGAGGgcttttttttcaaattatNACGTTGATCTTTGAGCAAACCGGCCTTATAGGCTGGGGTGAAATGACTCTGCTTGTTGTGATTGTAGTTGTGGTGATGGGTCCTTGTAGTTGCTTCAAGAAATCTATCTCTTGTACTACTTCCGCTGTCTTGTTTAGATCAATGACACCCTTTCCTTTGATCTCTGGCTCCATGCATTTGGAGGGAAGAGGAGGAGAGCATTGAAGAAGAGGCAGAGTCACCAAAGCAGAAGAGCCACCATTCTCCAAGGCGTACCCAACTTGAGTAAGGTTAGGTAAACCATGATGAGTGAAAGCCTGAAACGACAGGGTTTTAATTGGGCCAATAACACGTTgcgtagtagtagtagtggtgGTAGAAGAAGTGGGAGAAGAAACACATGACGACTTCGGTCTCTTCATAGCAAGAGAAGAGGGACCCATCCCACCTCGCCCTCGCTTACGGGTTCTTGTAGGCCGCGCTTGAAGCTGAGGCCAGAGGTTACGAAGGTAAGGAGATTGGCTGATCTTGTGAGACATAGAGGAAGAAGGGTCATCGTCGTTGACACGAGGCGTCCCGGGCTTAGGAGCAATGGGTCTGTATTTAGACAAGATCTCAGCTGTTTTAAGAGTTGTGGTAGAGTGAGAATGGTGCGAATGAGGATTGAGTATCTTTATCATGACGTCAAGCTAGgagaagattaaaaaagaactcaaagaagaaggaagatatgGATGTTGAGAGATCAAAGAGATGTGATGAGGTAGGAAAGGTTATAAGAAGAGGTGAAGGGCCAATAAGAGAGAGGCGAATATTAAGGAAGAAGGACATTTGGGAAGAGAAGGATGGGTACGTGTTAGTGAGGGTTGGGGATAGGGACACGTGTGAGGAAATGAGTTAATGTGCCGTTTTTACAAGAAGGTATTGGGGATATGTGGTTCGGTTCACCAATCACAGAGGATGTCACCGCAACGCGTGTTGTTGCTGGGCGTCATGCGTGCCTACACCTATCCCcggctctcttttttttttgttttcctttctcttcagttttagtttttgttaaccACATGCAATGTCCTTAAAAACAATATTCGAGGgcttttttttcaaattatttttgttttgaagtgTTAGGCGTTATTGGCGTCAACTTTGCTTCTTCGAGATAGTTAGAGAGGTGTGGCTAAGTGATTGGTGGGTTAGGGAGTAACACGAGGCAGTTGCAGCGTCTGTCTGCTCCATGCAACGgtgggagagaaggagagacaCGTGGTGACTTTTTAGTTGACGTCTGGGGCTTCTTTTCTCGTACGTGTCTTGATTTTgtcatccttttttttcttaaaaacctGACTTCGCCGTTTAACATCCTGTATTTGGTCgacacacagagagagagtagagtactcttctctctttctctctcgtctctAGTGTTCCGCTTCGGTGGTTTTGCCAGCTCTTTTACTTTCTCGATCTCAATCTAAATTGCGGAAAAGTAAAAATTCGAATCattacaattttataaaaaaataattctgtATAGGTTTTGTATGGGGGTTTAATGCTCCATCCACGTTAAAGATTTTAGACCTTTTTATATAATGCGAGATTTTACCACAAATATTTAAGACGCGCGCGCGGTCATATATAACCAATCaatgaaaacagagagagagtcTTTTCTTGAAGATTCTATACGTATTTGGATTCTATCATAAATCGTACAAAATTGACCATATCGAAAGCGAANATTGAGTATCTTTATCATGACGTCAAGCTAGgagaagattaaaaaagaactcaaagaagaaggaagatatgGATGTTGAGAGATCAAAGAGATGTGATGAGGTAGGAAAGGTTATAAGAAGAGGTGAAGGGCCAATAAGAGAGAGGCGAATATTAAGGAAGAAGGACATTTGGGAAGAGAAGGATGGGTACGTGTTAGTGAGGGTTGGGGATAGGGACACGTGTGAGGAAATGAGTTAATGTGCCGTTTTTACAAGAAGGTATTGGGGATATGTGGTTCGGTTCACCAATCACAGAGGATGTCACCGCAACGCGTGTTGTTGCTGGGCGTCATGCGTGCCTACACCTATCCCcggctctcttttttttttgttttcctttctcttcagttttagtttttgttaaccACATGCAATGTCCTTAAAAACAATATTCGAGGgcttttttttcaaattatttttgttttgaagtgTTAGGCGTTATTGGCGTCAACTTTGCTTCTTCGAGATAGTTAGAGAGGTGTGGCTAAGTGATTGGTGGGTTAGGGAGTAACACGAGGCAGTTGCAGCGTCTGTCTGCTCCATGCAACGgtgggagagaaggagagacaCGTGGTGACTTTTTAGTTGACGTCTGGGGCTTCTTTTCTCGTACGTGTCTTGATTTTgtcatccttttttttcttaaaaacctGACTTCGCCGTTTAACATCCTGTATTTGGTCgacacacagagagagagtagagtactcttctctctttctctctcgtctctAGTGTTCCGCTTCGGTGGTTTTGCCAGCTCTTTTACTTTCTCGATCTCAATCTAAATTGCGGAAAAGTAAAAATTCGAATCattacaattttataaaaaaataattctgtATAGGTTTTGTATGGGGGTTTAATGCTCCATCCACGTTAAAGATTTTAGACCTTTTTATATAATGCGAGATTTTACCACAAATATTTAAGACGCGCGCGCGGTCATATATAACCAATCaatgaaaacagagagagagtcTTTTCTTGAAGATTCTATACGTATTTGGATTCTATCATAAATCGTACAAAATTGACCATATCGAAAGCGAAACAACATGGGAGTGACTTGAACAATGAAGAGAGCATAAAAAGATTTAATATGGTTACCGAGTATTGGAAAACTCTCTGTATAGCTGTATGCATTGCAATGGATCCATTGATATGTCCGTATAGTATCAtgagtaaaaatataaacatatatctcaACAATACAAGCACCAGAATCTCCTAATACTCCTTTTCCATAGTTCACTTGCCATTCGCGAATTCACCATTTTCCTAGGCATGCGATCGCCAGGTCCTCTCTTTTGCCTGTTGTCGATCCTTAATAGTAATGAAAAGTGGGTGCGTCAAAATCATGCATGgttgattaataataacaacTATAATATATTTCGAATCAAAACAGGTTGGCTTCATGTcctttatatattcaaataccTATTTTCATTTATAGTGCAGAAGTTCTAACATATTTTCTCAAGAAGCAtataaaatcatcaattcaCATTGTCTATTACGTAATTAAATCtttcaatttaaaattaactGAGAATAAGTGAATTGATTGATAAATTACATGTTTTTCGTACCAATGCCACCtttcaaagttgaaaatattgCATGCAAGTATTATGTCCTAcctaattcattttttcttcgCAATGTAGTACGTAATCCTAGTACCGctctcttatatttttctttgtcgaTTTCTCTaattcaaagtttcaaacacATGTAAGATACAAAAGTAatgaaaacccaaaatatatagAACCGGGAGCAGTACCGATGCACGATTTTCATAGGGCATGTGCCTATAGCCAATTCCTCTTTTTGGTTGTTGTCTAATATGCTTGATTAATATCTATTCAACATTTCTATTGCGTTTTCCTATATATGGTCCCTCAAGAATTTAAAGGGAAGTTTATTTAGCTTCCTATTTTCAAGTATGTCCCGAATATATGTTCCTCTTCTCAAGTATGTCCCGAATATATGTATGTGAACTGGTTGTTTATCCAAACCCTTGATAACTTCCATCCATGGTTTCTCTCTATAACCAAGATTGCACTTTTTGATACATGCCGTAAATATATAAGCTATTGTGAATGCAAAATAGTATGTAGTATGTAGTACGAGGTTATCATAGTGTTCTCGATGAAATTATGTCGCTAGATTCATTGAAAAATTATTTGGGAGTCTCTAGCTACAAACTAATTTTCACTAACAAACTAAAAAGTGTGagttttatacaaaaatttgtaCAACGGTGGTACACCAGTTTCTTGACACATACGCTCAACTATAGTGGTTGAAGAACTACCGAGTTGAATTCATGATAGAGTTCATAGTTTTTTTCGTGGGTGACATATTTAAGAtggttcttgatttttttttgtctcaattATTCAAGCTGAATTaccataaatattttaattaaataaaatttacagtAAAAATTAAGTGGTAAAAACTGCAATTTGATGTAGTGAGtaacttcaaaaatataatttattaatcttattaaAATCATTGACCGGTGACATTTCTGTTGCAGATATTACAACATGTTCTATTGaagtaaatttaatttaaaattattgataattATACTGATTATTGAAAAGTATTAGTGAgtacatttaataaaattataaaaaataaaataattttaatatactcaaagttagtttaaatttttttgtaacagtgtaaattcaaaagaatattaattacatattttccatattatttacaatcttatcattttttagatttgtgcctattttcatttcaaaagaaaattaaaacaataattttgggagttttttattaaataaaataaagacaataatttttttaaaggtaattctcataaataccacaaaaatgaggttttcccaaaaatacaacgtttagtttttttttccaaaaataccacaaaataatACTTTTGTGTTAGTGGTATTTTTCgaaaacttttgtggtatttttagaaaaataaaacttcagtgccgtatttttggaaaaaaagaaattatggtattttgaggatttatattttttttaattgataaatgaattaattaataacaaaaatataaattattgtaaaatataactgattttttattataaaaagaaataactcAACTTACAACATCTTAACCAATGAAAATCAGCAGAGCTCATAAATTGATATTAATCTCAATCACCCACAGAACATAAGAAgaatgataaaatattatttcgcACAATTATAGGTTTAATTCTCTATCTTAATTCGAGAACTTAATTTATTcttagtttaaaattttggtcTCTATACTAACAGTGGTTTCACCAAAAGAAGGAATGTTCGACAATACTAAGACCATCTACACAGGTCGATTCTCACAGAGTTGCCCATtcgttaaaaacaaataaataataataaaagaaaagagaatgtgAGAAAAATAAGGATAGAGGTGAAAATAATTCTCAATTGAGAATCTATAAAACCGTTTCTCACATGTCACGTAGCTAatagttggattttttttcttctaatttagtttttcaataaataatcatatatatcaaaataatacaCTTTGAGCAACtcatcttatttttttacaatGGACATGCTCTAATAATATCGCCATGAGTGATTTTTATGGATGTCTCATTAATTAGAaagaatagtaaaaataaaaaattaggaGAGAGGATGTCTGTAATGTTTTTAGATAGacacttcaaaatattttaagacACTTGCTTGCcagatatttaatttttaatggttcagattttgaaataaactaattatattaaaatatgaatatttgtttaaacAAGACACCCATGAGATGTGCGATGTGGATGGTCTAATGTTCTTTCCAGAAAAAGTTCGTAAATGGAGTTTCAACAGTCCAAAGGACAGTAACAAAAAAGACCAATTGCTCTGCGCTTAATTTGATCATTGGAGAAATTCCAGAAATAAAAAACTGTCAATTGAATCCTTAAATCATGGACATTTAATGGCAATTACAATAGATTTGATGATGCCCGTCTTAACAGGGTCGTTGCAAGAGAAGGTTCTTAATGTATAAACCTATGagtcacaaaactcaaaatccaaTGTATAAGTATAACAGACACAATAGAAACAATACTCTTACAAAATTTTAGGCATATGGAAGGAAACATACTTCCTCACAACTTCCTAGTTTCCTACTAATTAACCAGGGCGTCTCAAGAAATTATATGCAACTTTCTTTAGCTTCTCTTCTTGGTTATGTCCCAAATATATGTCTGTGAACTGGTTGTGTATCCAAATCCTTGATAACCTCCATCCATGGTTTCTCTATAACCAAAATTGCACTTTTTGATAGATGCCTTAAATATGGAACTGGGTGCTTTGAAGTTACCATTTCAAACTTCTTTCTCTTGTTACTCTTGCTCTCTTTTTGATACTCCTCTAAACTACGTTTTTGAGCACCATTCCCCAGTTTAATACCAATGCTTGCAAGTTTACCTTCTAGCTTTTCAGACAGGTTGCATGGCAAATCCGTTTCTTCGTCTTGCTCAGCCGGCATCCCAAATTCAATCAAACACTTAGCTCTGATATGCAACCAAAAATATAAGTGTCAAGATTATAAGGGATTTGCCATTAgtgtaattttgaaaaccaaTCAAGTACCTGGAGCTGTAAATGATTACAGACGAAGAACTTGGTGATGGCGAGAATGAGAGTCCTACGACCTCACCAGGAAATTCTTGGTAGCTCTTTGGCAAACAAAAAGTCTGCAGTGGTGACCACTTGCTTAACTCTCTAGCCTCCACGTCCAACGCAAAGACCTGGTTTGAAGATGTCGAGATCACAAGCACACTGTTGTTCCTGGGATGAAAACCAGCCGCTGCAACAGATGCACCATCAAGCCTTGATATGAACCAATGCTGCCTGTAATCAGAATTAGAGCATGAATGAAAAAATATACAAGCAGGTGCTTGAATATGTGCACGCCATACTTAAATTTTCTCTGCAGATATATTGACTGTGAACAAGTCTTATTATTGTAAAATGATAAGGGTCAGAAAATGTTCACCTCTGCGTTTCCAGGTTGACCACATATATGTCCCCAAAACAATTGATAGCAGCTAACCAATCATCATTGGAGCTACTATACAATTTTGTGATTGGAGGCTCGCGAGGAGATTCACCTTCCTTCCCATCCTGGCGTGGAGTAAAAGAATGTAATAGGTCCATGCTACCCAAGTCAAGAATCTGCCAACAAATAAAGTTCAGATGTTTGACAAGGTCaagaaagtaaacaaaataaatgattacTAGCAAACAACTAGGCACATACATATATCCTTCTATCATGTCCAGCAATTATCAGCCGAGAGGAGTCACAGCTGAAAACCATGGAATGAGCAAACGGAAGATTCGGAAGTCGCTTTCTACTGGCACTCCATGGATTCTTTCCAAGTTTAGTTTTCTTCAACTCAAACAGACTTGGGCGAATTTGATCAGAATAAGCAAAAACTGATCCTCTGTTAGAAATTGCACTGCATATGATCTTCCGGgcatctttacttttaacacgAACCAATGGCTTGGTGGAGACACGCCCACTAGAATCATTACTTATGTGAATACGAAGAATATCTAAAGAACAAGATTCCTGAACCAAGAGAAGAGAAGTCTGATTGAACACTGTATTATGTACCATCTGCATGGGTACTCTCTGAGGCGCAGGACATATATCATGTGGAGGGAACTTAGTGAACTTTTGAACCGAGTATGCATAAAGCTTTGCATCATCACCAGCTGAAATGAGCATCGGAACCCCCAAATGTGCCCATTTATGGTAACTGAAACCAACCGGCTTCTCTTTCCTGCGCTGTTTCGGACTTGTTACTTTTGCATTAATGTCTGGACGGGAACCTGCAAAACGTGAGAGCTTAAgaaccaaaaataacaaaaagtctAGGCAGCAACTAGGTAGAAGACATTAATCCTATATGCAGTTTGATACACAATATGGCTCAAGTCCAAAATGGGTGCTAGGGTTTCTTGTAATACATATCAAGTACTTTGATAAGGAATTAGGTTCCTAGTTTTACATGCGAATGAAGAGTTCTTAGGATACTAATTCTTTTCTATTGCTAGCAAAGAAGATTTTCTGCGTTTGTGATCCTTAAACTTAACACATTCAAacatgaattttaattataaaccatACTGGACAATCTGATTATAGTATAACTCAAGAAGCCACTGACCTTCCCAACTTATTGGCACTGCGACAGTTAGAGCCCTGATGTCATGTGTATGAGCCCTTACACAACCGATATAATCCCACTTCTGAGTGGAAGAAGGTTTAACATCTTGCGATTCAAATGTACCACCAGAGAGCTTATATAGAATAACCTGCAAAAGGATGAAATGAGTATTAGAAATTTTTCACCATTACAGCCAAACAGCATATCTAATGTTCTGTTAAAgcagaaatttttgtttttagttattcGAGACCTTAAGATTGGTCATAGTATTTGTTTCTACTATATTTTAAGTACCGTTTCCTGTACCAATTGTTAACTGGGATTCACATGAGTGAACACACTAGCAGTATCATTTACCTGTCCATCAGCGCCTGCAGAAAACACCCGGTTATGAGTTGGGGCTGCTGCAAGGGCATTGACATCACCCTTGTGATTAGAATGCGCCTGTAACAGGGTTCCATGCTGGCTATCCCAAAACTGGACACTTCCTGTACTATCTCCACTAACAAGAACTCCACACCTACAATACGATGTAGATCATCAGCAATAGGAAAAGAAAGACACAAAACTCGCATATGAGTACGCTAAGCTTTACCTTAATGAAAGAAGTGACCAAATGCAGAGCTCAGAACCATTTCCCAGTCCTCCAAGTCCAACAGTGATTCTAAATACCTCACGGCAGAGATTAGCATCCCAGCACCTTATCAGCCTACAAATAATTGTTGGGAAGCCGGAAAATCAACTTTAGCCAAATCAAAGAATATTCACTCACGGGTCTTCTTTCAAACAAAATGTGCATCTCTaaggaaattaaataatattcatCTCATACAATTACAAAGTACCATAAATTATCCTCACCCATCACTACTGCCTGAAAAGATTCTCTGTGCGTCCGAACTCCACGTCACACTTAAAGCACGACCTACGCAATTACATCATTAATGTTCCATAAGGCTCTAAGCACATAAAATAATGAAGGATCAAAATGATGCTAAGGGGAGTAAAGAGTTCTCACCACTGACCCTAGGCAAAGATCTATAGTAGGTTAACTTGTCTGAATCAGAGATATAATAAATCCTCACGCAGCCATCATCACAGGCAGCAGCAAGATGCCTATCCAAGGCCCCCGCTTTCTCATCAACCTCCTCAAACTCTGAATCATCTTCAACTCCACTTTCCTCCTCGTCATCTGATTTCTCACTCAAGTACCCGTTCTGAATCAGCTTAGCTTCTTTACCTTCTGGTTCAGTTGAAAGAGGTGCCAATGCTATTTGCCAGATTGATACTCCAATTGACTCTAGGACGATCTGAACAAATCAGATAGATAAGAGACACAATACAAGAAGCTACaagctaagaaattttttatttaagtgTGAAATTCACCTTCTGCTTCAAGTCAAAAAGATCCCACTCCGAAATTGAGCCATCGATGCTCGAAGAAAACAATCTAGCGGAAGACGAACTTTTAGAACCAGTACCAAACCACGCAAGGTGCGAGATTCTCGATTTTGGATCTCCATGGATGCTCTACACTCATTAAAAGAAAGTGAACATATAACACAAATCAACAATTACAACTCTAATAGTCTCGAAAGTGTTCAAAATCCgaagagacaaaaaaacaagaggACGTACAAGTTGACAGTGCCAGGAGGAAGCACCGGGAGAGACGAGCCAAACCTCAAGAGAACCATCCTCTCGAGCTGCAGCGACCTGAGAGCCGTCGGAGCTGGTAGCAAGAGCTACCACCGGAGATGGTTTCCAATCGATGGAGCTGCACTTGTACTCAAACATGGAGGCGACGGAGAAAGAGAACGAGAGAGATGAGAGACGACGACGTAGCACAAATTAGCGTTTAGGTTTTTTCAAGggttttgactttttcttttgtttaaaaagcGGTCGGGTTGACCTGACCCGTTGGGCTTTAAATCCGGTTTCAAGTTAAATACGTTGTATTATGCCACCTCGGCGAATTACAAATAAGAATTAAGAaaggaaataaattaataaatggtTGAGGGATATAGAGTCTCTAGATGAGAAAGCGGGTTCTAGATGGGGATGGGTAAGCGTGTTTCACAGCTACACCATATACTACTTATCATCTTTAAGCCTTACGTTTTTAGATACTATACTCTGCTTTTCCAAATTCAATGGACATTTTCTCCAAATCTCCAGCTTCGATGAGACTCTGTTTCTTAGAAACAAAATGAAGGAACCGTCTTTACATTATTTGGTAGTTATAGGGATGGTTGTAATGGCGGCGACAATGACCTCGATGTGTCAAGCTGTGGGTAACAACGTGTACCCTTTGATTCTTGTTCCAGGAAACGGTGGTAACCAGCTAGAAGCAAGGCTGGACAGAGAGTACAAGCCAAGTAGCTTTTGGTGTAGCAGCTGGTTATATCCGATCCATAAGAAGAGTGGTGGATGGTTTAGGCTATGGTTTGATGCAAC from Camelina sativa cultivar DH55 chromosome 3, Cs, whole genome shotgun sequence includes:
- the LOC104778902 gene encoding uncharacterized protein LOC104778902, which gives rise to MIKILNPHSHHSHSTTTLKTAEILSKYRPIAPKPGTPRVNDDDPSSSMSHKISQSPYLRNLWPQLQARPTRTRKRGRGGMGPSSLAMKRPKSSCVSSPTSSTTTTTTTQRVIGPIKTLSFQAFTHHGLPNLTQVGYALENGGSSALVTLPLLQCSPPLPSKCMEPEIKGKGVIDLNKTAEVVQEIDFLKQLQGPITTTTITTSRVISPQPIRPVCSKINVAYINPLTNPSPLPQTNKKTPSEVEEEVESDELPSVITDSSNRVRVVNSAYKEMMGQPECSWLDSMVRGKRICGEVMIHFCESKIPVMNENNGFSCWVRIEWEREGKEEYM
- the LOC104776795 gene encoding U3 small nucleolar RNA-associated protein 4-like — translated: MFEYKCSSIDWKPSPVVALATSSDGSQVAAAREDGSLEVWLVSPGASSWHCQLSIHGDPKSRISHLAWFGTGSKSSSSARLFSSSIDGSISEWDLFDLKQKIVLESIGVSIWQIALAPLSTEPEGKEAKLIQNGYLSEKSDDEEESGVEDDSEFEEVDEKAGALDRHLAAACDDGCVRIYYISDSDKLTYYRSLPRVSGRALSVTWSSDAQRIFSGSSDGLIRCWDANLCREVFRITVGLGGLGNGSELCIWSLLSLRCGVLVSGDSTGSVQFWDSQHGTLLQAHSNHKGDVNALAAAPTHNRVFSAGADGQVILYKLSGGTFESQDVKPSSTQKWDYIGCVRAHTHDIRALTVAVPISWEGSRPDINAKVTSPKQRRKEKPVGFSYHKWAHLGVPMLISAGDDAKLYAYSVQKFTKFPPHDICPAPQRVPMQMVHNTVFNQTSLLLVQESCSLDILRIHISNDSSGRVSTKPLVRVKSKDARKIICSAISNRGSVFAYSDQIRPSLFELKKTKLGKNPWSASRKRLPNLPFAHSMVFSCDSSRLIIAGHDRRIYILDLGSMDLLHSFTPRQDGKEGESPREPPITKLYSSSNDDWLAAINCFGDIYVVNLETQRQHWFISRLDGASVAAAGFHPRNNSVLVISTSSNQVFALDVEARELSKWSPLQTFCLPKSYQEFPGEVVGLSFSPSPSSSSVIIYSSRAKCLIEFGMPAEQDEETDLPCNLSEKLEGKLASIGIKLGNGAQKRSLEEYQKESKSNKRKKFEMVTSKHPVPYLRHLSKSAILVIEKPWMEVIKDLDTQPVHRHIFGT